The proteins below are encoded in one region of Geomonas ferrireducens:
- the cobO gene encoding cob(I)yrinic acid a,c-diamide adenosyltransferase has translation MKKQGSPPLKIDRLEPKERKGLIVVITGHGKGKTTAALGMALRALGHGMRVCIIQFMKGDLYAGEWDGVKLLGERVELHATGKGFCGIQGNPYPKSEHRANAQDAIQLALEKMASGLFDMVILDEINNALQLKLIDLEQVLEILEAKPPLMHLVLTGRDAHPLLVELADTVSEVVEVKHAYRKEIEPQPGVDY, from the coding sequence ATGAAGAAACAGGGAAGCCCGCCGCTGAAGATAGACCGGCTGGAACCGAAGGAGAGGAAGGGTTTGATCGTGGTGATCACCGGCCACGGCAAGGGGAAAACCACGGCTGCGCTCGGCATGGCGCTGCGGGCGCTCGGGCACGGGATGAGGGTCTGCATCATCCAGTTCATGAAAGGGGATCTTTACGCGGGGGAGTGGGACGGGGTGAAACTTCTGGGAGAGCGGGTGGAACTGCATGCGACCGGCAAGGGGTTCTGCGGCATCCAGGGGAACCCGTACCCTAAGAGCGAGCACCGCGCCAACGCCCAGGACGCGATCCAGCTCGCCCTGGAGAAGATGGCGTCGGGCCTTTTCGACATGGTCATCCTCGATGAGATCAACAACGCCCTGCAACTGAAGCTCATCGATCTCGAGCAGGTGCTGGAGATCCTCGAGGCGAAGCCGCCCCTCATGCACCTCGTGCTGACCGGCCGCGACGCCCACCCATTGCTGGTCGAGCTGGCGGACACGGTGAGCGAGGTGGTAGAGGTGAAGCACGCCTACCGCAAGGAGATCGAACCGCAGCCCGGGGTGGACTACTGA